GTCCGGAGTTGCCGGTTCGAACCGGACATTCGCTTCCTGTACGGCTTGGCCCAGCCGGAGCCAGATGCCCTGATCGCTGTCCTCCCGGGCACCCGGACGTTCGAGTGAAAGCCGCCCCGCGATGGCAACGTCAGAAAGCGGGGGCGCGGACCGTCGTCGTCGTTCCTTGTCCTCCCTGACCGCAGACGCAAGCGCTGCGGCGAACGCCCGGCGCTGCCGGCGCCCTGAAAAGACGGGCACCACGATGGAGATCGCCGAGACTGCACTGAACGCCAGGAACATCCACATGCCAGTGAAGACTGCCAACCCGACTCCAAGGACGAGGGGGAGCGCAGCCGTGAGCAGCAGGACCGAACGGTTTCCTGTATCTACATGGCGGCTGACAACCAGGGGCGTCTGGACACAGCTTCCTGCATCATCCAGGTTGGGGCCGGGTGATTCCAGGAAAATGAGTGACAAGGATGAGTTCCCGCAGCGGATGGTGGAGGCCGTCGAAACGACGGCCGTTTTTATCCGCTCACCGTCCACTTCTGTCCCGTTGGCACTGTCGAGATCAACGATCGTGATGGCAGTATCCGTCACAATCAGGCGTGCGTGCTCCCTGGAAAGCTCCGGATCGGGGATGAGGATGTCGGTGCCGCTCCGCCCGATGCTGTAGGTTCCGCGCCTCAGGGGAACCACAGTTCCTGCGCCGGCGCCACTGTGTACGGCCAAGGCAAGGGTAAAGGCGGACCCGGAGTCGGTTCGTCCTGACCGGGGAGAGAACCTGGTACCGGCGCCGTCGACGAGGATCGCACCGTGGACCAGGGGTGGTTCGCCGAGCTTCATCGCAGCCATTCGTAGCCCGTCCACCGCGAGCTGACTGGTTCCGAACCTGGCGGAAATCCCTGCCTCCAGGTCCGCGCCGGACGTCCCGGGCGGGGCATCGATGGTGAGTTCGACGGGCGGGCCCTGCAGCCTGGATCCCGGGCTGCCGGCCAAGGTGCAATGCAGTGGCATGTCACGAGTCCTCATGGTCAGCGTGAATCCACGCTAGCCATCGGACGTCCTGGTTGTCCCGGAGCCGTTGCCGCATGTGGATAATTCGCCAGCTCCGCTTCGCCTGTATGTCTGGGGCCCGCGTCCTGCCAGCTAGTATGAATGACGATGTCGTGAGTCTATGAGGAAGGACATTCACGCGTGATAGTAGTTGCGGACAACGCCGATGTTTCAGCTGAGGCGGTCATCGGTGACGGGTCCAGAATCTGGCATCTTGCCCAGATACGGGAAGAGGCGCGGCTCGGCATGAACTGCATCATCGGCCGGGGCGCCTACATTGGGACCGGAGTCACGATGGGGGACAACTGCAAGGTCCAGAACTATGCCCTGGTTTATGAGCCCGCCCAACTTGAAGACGGAGTCTTCATCGGCCCTGCGGTCGTACTAACGAATGATACTTATCCCCGCGCCATCACGCCGGAAGGCGGACTGAAAAGCGCGCATGACTGGGTTCCGGTCGGTGTCAACATCAAGCAGGGAGCATCCGTAGGTGCACGGGCGGTGTGCGTGGCGCCCCTGACAATCGGCCGGTGGGCAACAATCGCGGCCGGCGCTGTCGTGACGAAGGACGTCCCCGATTTTGCGCTCATGGCCGGAGTCCCGGCGAAGCGCCGCGGCTGGGTCGGAAAAGCCGGATTTCCGCTGACCAGGAGCGGCGGGCAGTGGGTGTGCCCCGAAACCGGTGCAAAGTATGTCGAACACGATGAAATTCTTCGAGAGGTAGAGGTATGAGCCAGGAATTCATCCCCCCAGCCAAGCCCATTATCGGCGACGACGAGCGCAAGGCCGTCGACGCCGTGCTCGCAACAGGTCAGCTGGCGCAGGGGACGGAGGTCGCCGCGTTTGAGCAGGAATTCTCTGACGTCCTGCTGGACGGGCGCGCTGCCGTGGCTGTCAACTCCGGAACGTCCGGCCTCCACCTCGGGCTTCTCGCCGCAGGCATCGGGCCAGGCGATGAGGTCATTGTTCCTTCCTTCACCTTTGCGGCCACAGCCAACTCTGTCGCACTCACAGGAGCAACGCCGGTCTTCGCGGATATCGAGCTGGAGCATTTCACCCTTGATCCGACGTCGGTCGAATCGAAGATCACCGGGAAGACCGCAGGCATCATGCCTGTCCACCTCTACGGCCACCCGTTCGACGTTCAGGCTATAGGTGCAGTTGCGTCAAAGCACGGCGTCAAGGTTTTTGAAGATGCGGCGCAGGCCCACGGCGCCGCCGTCAACGGACGGAAAGTCGGGACATTCGGCGACTTCGCCATGTTCAGCCTGTACCCGACCAAGAACATGACCTCAGGTGAAGGGGGAATGGTCAGCACGGGCCTCCCGGACGTCGAACGGAAACTCCGCCTGCTCCGGAACCAGGGAATGGAACGCCACTACGAAAACGAACTGGTTGGGTTTAATGCACGCATGACAAACATCCACGCCGCCATCGGGCGCGTCCAGCTGACCAAGGTGCTGGGCTGGACGAAGACCCGCCAGGAAAACGCCGCCTTCCTGACTGAAAACCTTGAGGGCGTCGTTACTCCCGTAGTCGCTGAGGGCTGCGAGCACGTTTATCACCAGTACACGATCCGGGTCGCCGATGACCGGGACGGCTTCGCCAAGGCCTTGCGGGCAGAGTACAACGTTGGCTGCGGAATTTATTACCCGATTCCAAACCACCGGCTGGCCCCGTTCCAGACAGAGGATGACCTGCCGGCCACTGATGAGGCGTCCAGGACTGTCCTCTCCCTGCCGGTCCACCCCTCTCTCACCCAGGAAGACCTCGAGCGCATCGTCTCGGCCGTAAATGCCATCGCAAAGGCAGGAAGCTAATGGCGAACTTGCGTGCCGGCCTTGTAGGACTCGGAATGATGGGCCGGCATCACGCCCGGGTCATCCGGGAGCTTGAGGGAGTGGACCTTGTCGCCGTGGCTGATTCTTTCGGCGACCAGCACGGCGCTGCCGATGGCCTGAAGGTATGCGGCAGTGTCGATGATTTGATCGCCCAGGGGATCGACATTGCCGTGGTGGCGGTGCCAACAAACCTCCACGAGGAGGTCGCAATGCAGCTGGCCGCGGCCGGCATCCATTGCCTCGTGGAAAAACCCATCGCTGCTGATTCGGAGTCGGGCGGCCGGATCGCGGCTGAGTTCGAACGCCGGGGGCTGATTGGTGCCGTCGGCCACATCGAACGGTTCAATCCCGCCCTGCAAAGCCTCCGGAAACGGCTGGAGTCGGGGGATCTAGGCGATGTCTACCACATTTCCACCCGTCGACAAGGCCCATTCCCGTCTCGAATCGCAGACGTCGGAGTAGTCAAAGACCTCGCGACGCACGACATCGACCTGACAGCATGGCTGGCTCAAAGTAACTACGTCGACGTGATGGCACACACGACCTCCCGCAGCGGACGCGAACACGAAGACATGGTGACTGCGATCGGACACCTGGGCGGCGGCATCGTCACCAACCACATCGTGAACTGGTTGTCTCCCATGAAAGAACGCACTGCGATTGTCCTGGGTGAACGGGGCGCTTTCGTGGCAGACACCATCTCGGCGGACCTTACGTTCGTAGAGAACGGGACCTTCCAGACCGAGTGGGAATCCATGGCGGCCTTCCGGGGTGTGTCTGAGGGCTCCAGCACCAGGTTCGCGCTGGCCAAGCGTGAACCGCTGAAAATGGAGCACGAGGCGTTTCGGGATGCGGTACTGGGCAAGTCCATGAATATCGTCACCATGGCCGAGGGGTTGGAGACGCTGCGTGTGGCAGAAGCCGTTTTGGAGTCTGCCAGGACCGGCGCCGTCGTTACCCTCCAGGTCCCGGAGAGGGAGCCCCGGAGGCAGTAAATATCAGCTGTTGGCCTGCACCCGGTTTGTTTGCCGCCGCCGGCCGGCCCCGATGTGGAATGCGGCCGGCAACCGTCGGGCGGCCACGTCAAGGTAACCTTGACCAGTAAACCCGGGCACTCGTGTGCCCTGCACCCCACCACACAGGAGAGTTTGTGACTGCTGACCTCGTCATCGTAGGGTCTGGCTTTTTTGGCCTGACAATCGCAGAACAGGCCGCCACCGAGCTTGGTCTGAAGGTTGTCGTCATGGACAGACGCCACCACATCGGTGGCAACGCCTACAGCGAGAACGAAGAGCAGACGGGCATCGAGGTGCACCGCTACGGGGCACACCTGTTCCACACCTCCAACGAGCGGGTCTGGGAGTACGTCAACCGTTTCACCACGTTCACAAACTACGTCCACAAGGTTTACGGGGTGCACAAGGGCGAGGTCTACTCGCTGCCCATCAACCTGGCGACCATCAACCAGTTCTTCCGGGCCAATCTGACTCCAGGCCAGGCCGAGGCCCTGATCCGGGAGCAGGCCGGCGAACTGGCAGGAACGGATCCCCAGAACCTCAACGACAAGGGAATCCAGCTTATTGGCCGTCCGCTGTACGAGGCCTTTATCAAGCACTACACCGGCAAGCAGTGGCAGACGGACCCCAAGGACCTGCCCGCGGGCATCATTTCCCGCCTCCCCGTGCGCTATAACTACGACAACCGCTACTTCAACGACAAGTACGAGGGCCTGCCCACGAACGGTTACACGGCCTGGATCGAAAAAATGGCGGAGCACCCGAATATCGAAGTGAGGCTCAATACGGACTTCTTCGACGAGTCCCACGAGTACAGCAGGAACAGGGTCGTCGGCAACATCCCGGTGATCTACACAGGGCCAGTGGACCGCTACTTCGACTTTGTCGAAGGCGACCTTTCCTGGCGCACGATCGACTTCGAAGAAGAAGTGCTCGACGTCGGCGACTTCCAAGGAACGTCGGTGGTCAACTACAACGACGCGGACGTGCCGTACACGCGCATCATTGAACCCCGGCATTTCCACCCCGAGCGCAATTACCAGACCGAAAAAACGGTCATCATGCGTGAATTTTCCCGCGCCGCCGAAAAGAACGACGAGCCTTACTACCCGATCAACACGCCGACAGACCGGGAACGGTTGCTCAAATACCGTGACCTGGCCGCAGGCGAGGAGAACGTCCTGTTTGGCGGGCGCCTTGGCACGTACAAGTACCTTGACATGCACATGGCCATCGGCTCGGCCCTGACCATGTTCGACAACAAAATCCGGCCGCACTTCGAAAGTGGCGCCAAGCTTGAAAGCGGAGGAGTGGACGCATGAGCCCACAAGAAGCAACTACGGACCGGGCAACAATCCAGCGTGTCATTCTGCCCTCGGCCGATCAGACCGACACGGTGTCCCTCTATGTGGATGCCGGCAGTGCACGCGGCGTACGGCTCCGGGAGACTGACGAACTCGCCCGAACTCCTAAGCTGCTCGAAGACAAGCTGCAGATGGTCAGTTCGGAGAGCCGTGAGGCGCACTTCGAAGACCTCCTGGACCGCCACTCAATGCGCGTCCGCTCGGGCGACCAGATTTCCTTCGGCACATACTTTAACGCCTTCCCGGCCAGCTATTGGCGCCGCTGGACCTCCGTGCGGGACGTCCGCCTGGTCGTTGAGACCAGCGGCCCGGGAACGGTGACCGTCTACAAGTCCAATGCCCGCGGATCGGTGCAGAGGGTCGACGGTAAGCACGTCGACGGCGAAGCCACCTCCGTGTTCGACCTGTCGCTCAAGCCCTTCGGCGACGGCGGCTGGTACTGGTTCGACCTGGCGGCCGGGACCGGGGATCTGTTCCTTAAGAACGGCCAGTGGGAGACGTCGGGCCTGCCTGCCAATAAAGGCCAGGTGACCCTCGAAATCACCACCATGAACAAGCCCGATTTCTGCCTGAACAATGCCCGTATCCTGGCGGAGAACCCTGACGTCCTTGAGAACGTCAAGGAAATTCTGATCGTGGACCAGGGAACGCAGAAGGTTGAGGACCAGGAGGGTTTCGCGGCGGTCCGGGATGCCCTCGACGGTAAGCTCCGGGTCATCAACCAGGCCAACCTCGGCGGCTCGGGAGGCTTCGCACGCGGCATGTTCGAGGCCGTCGAGAACGGCAGCGACTATGCTCTCCTGCTCGATGACGACATCGTCGTCGAACCCGAAAGCATCGTGCGGCTGCTGACTTTCGCTGACTACTGCCGCAAGCCAACAATTGTTGGCGGACACATGTTCGACCTCTACAACCGCAGCATTCTGCACACTTTCGGCGAGGTTGTGGACCCGTACCGGATCGTCCCGGCCTTGCCGCATGCCGACATGGAGACGAGGCACGATTTCAGTGTCTCCAACCTGCGCCAGACCCCGTGGCTGCACCGCCGGGTGGACGTGGACTACAACGGCTGGTGGATGTGCCTTATCCCGACGAAGGTGATCCGGGAAATCGGGCTGTCCCTGCCGCTGTTCATCAAGTGGGACGACGCCGAATATGGCCTGCGCGCCCGTGAAGCGGGCTTTGCCACTGTTTCGCTGCCAGGGGCTGCCGTCTGGCACGTGTCCTGGATCGACAAGGATGACCTCGTTGGCTGGCAGGCCTACTTCCACGCGCGCAACCGGCTGATCACCACCCTGATCCACAGCCCTTATCCCAAGGGCGGAAGGGTCTTGCGCGAGTCAGTACAGACCGACGTCAAACACCTCGTGTCAATGCAGTACTTTACCGAGCAGGGGCGCATCGATGCGCTGCGCGACCTCCTCAAGGGCCCGGATGACTTGCACAAGGTCCTATCGACGAAGCTGCCGGAAATCAATGCCCTGAAAGCACAGTATCCGGACGCGCAGCTGAAGGAAGACGTGGATGACTTCCCGTCACCGAAGCTGGGCCGCGGACCCATGGGCGGCACCGTCGTCGGACTGCCCAGCAAGAAGCAACTGATTCCGTGGGGCATCAAGACGGTCGCACGCCAGCTCATCAAGGCACCCGGACCTGAAAGTGCCGAAAGGCCCCAAGGCTATCTGGCCCACCGCGACAACCGCTGGTACCGGGTGGCGCACTATGACAGCGTCGTGGTCACCAATGCGGAGGGCACGGGCGCGTCGTGGTACCAGCGTGACCCAAAGAAACTCAAAGCGATGTTGACGGAAGCCACCATGCTGCACGCAAAGCTGTTCCGTGAATGGGACAACCTTGCCGGGCAATACCGCCGCGCGGTGGCTGAGATCAGCTCGATCGACGCGTGGAAGAAGACGTTCGAGGCGAATTCCGAGGGTGGCAGCTAAATGGCAGGCGAAGGCGACCAGCTGATCAGGCCGGGGAGCGGCCGTGGTCTCCTGGACGTTTACGGGGACCGGTTCCTTTTGAAGCTGCTGGTACGCAAGGAAATCAAGGTGCGCTACCGGGGCTCAGTACTCGGGCTCTTGTGGTCCTACGTAAAACCGCTGGTGCAGTTCCTCATCTACTTCGTGGCGCTGGGCATCTTCCTGAACCTTCAGCGCGGAACCCCCAACTATGCGATCTACCTTTTTGCGGGCATCGTGCTGGTCAACTTCTTCACGGAGTCGCTGTCCAACGCCACACGGTCGATCGTCGATAACCGCGATCTCATCCGGAAGATCTATCTGCCCCGTGAGCTTTTCCCGGTGGCCACAGTATGGGTGTCGGCGGCGCATTTTCTGCCGCAACTTCTCGTCCTGATCGGCGCGTGCCTTGTTGTGGGCTGGGCGCCGTCGATCTTGCAGCTGGCGGCTGTTGTCCTGATATTCCTGATGGTCTCGGTGCTCGCAACGGGGCTGGGCCTGATCTTCGGCGCGGTTAACGTCTATTTCCGGGATTCAGAGAACATTGTGGA
Above is a window of Arthrobacter pascens DNA encoding:
- a CDS encoding acyltransferase yields the protein MVVADNADVSAEAVIGDGSRIWHLAQIREEARLGMNCIIGRGAYIGTGVTMGDNCKVQNYALVYEPAQLEDGVFIGPAVVLTNDTYPRAITPEGGLKSAHDWVPVGVNIKQGASVGARAVCVAPLTIGRWATIAAGAVVTKDVPDFALMAGVPAKRRGWVGKAGFPLTRSGGQWVCPETGAKYVEHDEILREVEV
- the glf gene encoding UDP-galactopyranose mutase, which produces MCPAPHHTGEFVTADLVIVGSGFFGLTIAEQAATELGLKVVVMDRRHHIGGNAYSENEEQTGIEVHRYGAHLFHTSNERVWEYVNRFTTFTNYVHKVYGVHKGEVYSLPINLATINQFFRANLTPGQAEALIREQAGELAGTDPQNLNDKGIQLIGRPLYEAFIKHYTGKQWQTDPKDLPAGIISRLPVRYNYDNRYFNDKYEGLPTNGYTAWIEKMAEHPNIEVRLNTDFFDESHEYSRNRVVGNIPVIYTGPVDRYFDFVEGDLSWRTIDFEEEVLDVGDFQGTSVVNYNDADVPYTRIIEPRHFHPERNYQTEKTVIMREFSRAAEKNDEPYYPINTPTDRERLLKYRDLAAGEENVLFGGRLGTYKYLDMHMAIGSALTMFDNKIRPHFESGAKLESGGVDA
- a CDS encoding DegT/DnrJ/EryC1/StrS family aminotransferase; translation: MSQEFIPPAKPIIGDDERKAVDAVLATGQLAQGTEVAAFEQEFSDVLLDGRAAVAVNSGTSGLHLGLLAAGIGPGDEVIVPSFTFAATANSVALTGATPVFADIELEHFTLDPTSVESKITGKTAGIMPVHLYGHPFDVQAIGAVASKHGVKVFEDAAQAHGAAVNGRKVGTFGDFAMFSLYPTKNMTSGEGGMVSTGLPDVERKLRLLRNQGMERHYENELVGFNARMTNIHAAIGRVQLTKVLGWTKTRQENAAFLTENLEGVVTPVVAEGCEHVYHQYTIRVADDRDGFAKALRAEYNVGCGIYYPIPNHRLAPFQTEDDLPATDEASRTVLSLPVHPSLTQEDLERIVSAVNAIAKAGS
- a CDS encoding glycosyltransferase; amino-acid sequence: MSPQEATTDRATIQRVILPSADQTDTVSLYVDAGSARGVRLRETDELARTPKLLEDKLQMVSSESREAHFEDLLDRHSMRVRSGDQISFGTYFNAFPASYWRRWTSVRDVRLVVETSGPGTVTVYKSNARGSVQRVDGKHVDGEATSVFDLSLKPFGDGGWYWFDLAAGTGDLFLKNGQWETSGLPANKGQVTLEITTMNKPDFCLNNARILAENPDVLENVKEILIVDQGTQKVEDQEGFAAVRDALDGKLRVINQANLGGSGGFARGMFEAVENGSDYALLLDDDIVVEPESIVRLLTFADYCRKPTIVGGHMFDLYNRSILHTFGEVVDPYRIVPALPHADMETRHDFSVSNLRQTPWLHRRVDVDYNGWWMCLIPTKVIREIGLSLPLFIKWDDAEYGLRAREAGFATVSLPGAAVWHVSWIDKDDLVGWQAYFHARNRLITTLIHSPYPKGGRVLRESVQTDVKHLVSMQYFTEQGRIDALRDLLKGPDDLHKVLSTKLPEINALKAQYPDAQLKEDVDDFPSPKLGRGPMGGTVVGLPSKKQLIPWGIKTVARQLIKAPGPESAERPQGYLAHRDNRWYRVAHYDSVVVTNAEGTGASWYQRDPKKLKAMLTEATMLHAKLFREWDNLAGQYRRAVAEISSIDAWKKTFEANSEGGS
- a CDS encoding Gfo/Idh/MocA family protein, whose product is MANLRAGLVGLGMMGRHHARVIRELEGVDLVAVADSFGDQHGAADGLKVCGSVDDLIAQGIDIAVVAVPTNLHEEVAMQLAAAGIHCLVEKPIAADSESGGRIAAEFERRGLIGAVGHIERFNPALQSLRKRLESGDLGDVYHISTRRQGPFPSRIADVGVVKDLATHDIDLTAWLAQSNYVDVMAHTTSRSGREHEDMVTAIGHLGGGIVTNHIVNWLSPMKERTAIVLGERGAFVADTISADLTFVENGTFQTEWESMAAFRGVSEGSSTRFALAKREPLKMEHEAFRDAVLGKSMNIVTMAEGLETLRVAEAVLESARTGAVVTLQVPEREPRRQ
- a CDS encoding ABC transporter permease, whose translation is MAGEGDQLIRPGSGRGLLDVYGDRFLLKLLVRKEIKVRYRGSVLGLLWSYVKPLVQFLIYFVALGIFLNLQRGTPNYAIYLFAGIVLVNFFTESLSNATRSIVDNRDLIRKIYLPRELFPVATVWVSAAHFLPQLLVLIGACLVVGWAPSILQLAAVVLIFLMVSVLATGLGLIFGAVNVYFRDSENIVDMIVMVVTWASPVLYVWSMVKSVMGPWFWLYQLNPMTVAVEVFHWAFWEPTLRADQLSIGPIPPDLLTIWLPVAILISLVVLFLGQLTFRRLAIHFAQEL